The Pedococcus dokdonensis region GATCTCGATGGCCGGGTGGAACGGCGTCGCCGTCAGCCGCCCACAGACCTGGCCGAGGTCGTCGACGTCGTCGGTCTCGACGAGGTAGTAGCCGCCCACCTGCTCGGCGCTCTCGGCGTAGGGGCCCTCGGTGAGGGTGACCTGGTCGAGGCCGCTGCCGCGGGCGACGCGGGTCTCGGCCGACGGGCTGAGCTGGGCTCCTCCGAGCAGCTTGTGGCCGCGCTCGGCGAGCAGCCCGGCGAACTCGCCGTGGGCCTGGTTGAGCTCCTGCGCCTCCTGCTCGGTGCGCGCGGCGTACCGCGGCTCGGAGCTCGGGAGGAGAATGAGGTACTGGGTCATGACGGGTCCTCTCATCGGTCGGCGCTCCCGGCGGCTGCCGGTGCTTCCACCCTGATGACGAGCGAGCGGGGTGCTAATCGACAGCCTGCCCGAAGATGTTGCGCCGCACCCAGGAATGCATGGCGATCGCGGCCGCCGCGCCGGCGTTGATCGAACGGGTCGACCCGAACTGCTCGATGTGCAGCACCACCTCGCAGGCAGCGCGCATCGGCTCGGAGAGTCCGGGGCCCTCCTGGCCGAAGACCAGCACGCACTCCCGGGGCAGGTCCCAGGTCTCGAGCGGCAGCGAGCCGGGGAGGTTGTCGATGCCGATGAGCGGTATGCCGAGTGGCTGGCTGTCGCCGCCCGGGCCCGGGGTGCCCGCTCCCGCGGCCCAGGACACGAGGTCGTCGACGGTGGGGTGGTGGTGCTCGTGCTGGTAGCGGTCGGTGACCATCGCCCCGCGGCGGTTCCAGCGGCGCTTGCCGACGATGTGGAAAGCCTTGGCGTTGAACGCGTTCGCGGTCCTGATGACCGAGCCGATGTTGAAGTCGTGGCCCCAGTTCTCGACGGCGACGTGGAAGTCGTGGCGACGGCTGTCGAGGTCGGCGACGATCGCGTCGTGCCGCCAGTAGCGGTAGCCGTCGACGACGTTGCGGCGGTCGCCGTCGCGCAGGAGCTCGGGGTCCCAGTGGTCGCCGGCCGGCCAGTCCCCCGGCCACGGCCCGACGCCGACCTCACCGGCCGGGCCGGACGTGCCGTCGGGACCCGCGGGTGGGGTGGGCTCAGGCATCGAGCTCTTGGAAGAGGGTCAGCTGGACCCCTGCCGGGGCCTCGAGCCTCGCGTTGAGCGAGCGCCAGGGGGTCTCGGTGGGTGGTGCGACGAGCCGGGCGCCGGCCTCGACGGCCCCGGCGGTCGCGCCGGCGGCATCGGTGACCTCCAGCGCCACCCGGAAGTGCGGCGCGACCCGCCGCCCCACCTCCACCTCATCGATCATCTCGACCTGGGCGGTGTTCGAGAGCTCGAGCGTGGCCCGTCCGGCGTCGAGGATGGCGACGAGCGCACCGTCGTCACCGGCATACGCCTCCTGGACCGGCATGCCGATCACGTCGCGGTAGAAGCGCAGCGCCTCGTCGTAGTCCTCGGCGTGCACCACCAGCCGCAGCTGGCGCACCTTGCCCACGGGCTCGTTCATGACCCCACCCAACCACGTCCGTCCGGCGCCCGGGCGAGCGACGGTGGCAGGTGCCACGATCGGGGCATGGCACCCCGCATCGGAGTCGCGTTCATCCCCACCCTGCCTCCCGAGGCGCTGCGGCCACTGGCCCGCGCGGCCGACGAGCACCTCGACGACCTCTGGGTCTGGGAGGACTGCTTCAAGGAGAGCGGCATCGCCAGCGCAGCGGTCGCGCTCGCGTCGACCGAGCGGGTCCGGGTGGGTCTCGGGCTGATGCCGACCCCGCTGCGCAACGTCGCGCTCACCGCGATGGAGGTGGCGACCCTGCAGCGGATCTTCCCCGGTCGGTTCGTGCCGGGCGTGGGCCACGGCGTGCAGCCCTGGATGGCCCAGGTCGGTGGGCGGGTGGAGTCCCCGATGACCCTCCTCGAGGAACACCTCACCGCTCTGCGCAGGCTGCTCGCCGGCGAGGAGGTGACCGTGGACGGCCGTTACGTGCAGCTCGACCAGGTGAAGCTCGACTGGCCGCCCCAGGCGGGTGAGCTGCTGACCGCCGGTGGCTTCGGGCCGCGCACCATCGAGCTGTCCGCCCGGCTCACCGACGCCGTCCTGATCTCGGCCGGCCAGAGCGAGACCGAGCTCAGGGCGGCGGTCGCCCGGGCTCGCGCCGCGGCGCCCAGCGGCAGGGTCGACGTGGTCTACTCCCTCGTCACGGCTGCCGGTCCCGACGCGCAGGCCCGGGCCGACGCCGACCTGGCGCAGTGGGGCGTGGCTCCCGAGCCGACCCGCGTGGCCGCGGGGAGCGCCCAGGACATCGCGGCAGCGATCGGCCGGGCCGCCGACGCCGGGGCGACGACCGTGGTGGTCCAGCCGACCGCCGACCTGACCGACGTCGCCGACGTGGTCGAGCTGGTGGCGTTCGTCGGGCGCGAGGTCCGGCCGCTGCTCGTCTGACCCTCGCGGACTCCCGCACCCGACCCCGGCGGGGTGGGCGAACCGCCCAGCTCGGCATGACCGGGAATGACCAGGGAGGGTGGGCGCTGCTACTCAGGTGGGTGACCGGTCCGGTGCGTCACCCTCGAGGCATGGACCCCCGCGCCCTCGCTGCCGCCACCCCTGCCGACCGCAACCGCGTCGTCGACTTCCTGCGCGCCGCCGCCATCCTCACCGTCGTGCTCGGCCACTGGCTGATGGCCGCCGTGATGGTGCAGGACGGCCGGCTCGTCCCCAACGCCGTCCTCAACATCGCACCGTGGAGCCACCCGCTCACCTGGGTCTTCCAGGTCATGCCACTGTTCTTCATCGTCGGCGGCTACGCGAACGGCCTGTCGTGGCGCTCGGCCCGCCGCCGCGGCGACGGCTACGCCGGCTGGCTGCGATCGCGTCTCCAGCGCCTCGCCGCGCCCGTCCTGCCCCTCCTGGTCGTGTGGTTGGCGATCGCCTCCATCGCGTATGCCGCGGGCGTGCCCGGTGCGACCCTGCGCACCGCCTCGCAGGTGGCGCTCGTGCCCACCTGGTTCCTCGCGGCCTACATCGTCGTCGTGGCGGTCGCGCCGCTCCTGCTCGCGCTCTGGGAGCGTGTCGGCTGGTGGAGCGTCGCCGCCGGTCTGGCCGTCGGCGGCCTGGTCGACTGGTGGAGCATCGCCGGCGACAACCACTGGGTCGGCTTCGCGAACTACCTCGTCGTCTGGGCGACCGTGCACCAGCTCGGGTTCGCGTGGCTCGACGGCGCGCTCGCCAGCCGGGGTCGGCGGGTGGCTCTGGCCGCGGCCGGTGTGGTCGGGCTGGTGGCGCTCGTCTCGGCCGGGCCCTACCCGGTCTCGATGATCGGGGTCGACGGCGCAGTGCTCAACAACTCCTACCCGACCCGCGTCACCCTCGCGTTCCTCGGTCTGGCGCAGGCCGGCGTGGTGCTGCTCGCCGAGCGACGGCTGGCCACGCTCCTCGAGCGCCCCCGGATCTGGGCGGTGGCCGTCGTCATCAACCTGCGGATCATGTCGCTCTATCTCTGGCACCTCACGGCGATGGTGCTGGTGATCGGGATGTCGTTGCTGGCAGGGGGACTCGGCCTGCGCGCCGCCCCGCTCACCGGCTCCTGGTGGGCCACCCGACCGGTGTGGTTCGCGGTGCTGGCGTCGGTCACCGGAGGATTGGTGCTGGTGTTCGGCCGGTTCGAGACGCCGATCCGCGACCGCCGCCCAGCACCCGCGGTGTGGCGACCGGCTGTCGCGACCGCCGCGGTCTGCGGCGGCCTGGGGGTGATGGCCGCGTCGGGCATCGTCTCGCGCGAGGGCGTGCACTGGATCTGGCCGCTGCTGCCCGTCGCGGCCGTCGTCGGACTCGGCGTCGTGCCCCTCCCGCACCGGCGTACGGAACAGTGACCCTGCGGCCAGATAGTCAGCTGCGACTATGGCGCGGGCGGCGGGCACGGAGGATCGTGGGGCGGAACAGTCGTGCTCGGGTCTGCGGGGGGTCCGGCCCGTTGAAGGGGATCCCGCGATGCTGCCTCCGTCCTCCCTGAAGCGCACCTCCTCCGTCTGCGCCCTGACCCTCGGCCTCGCCACGGCGGGGATCGTGGTCACGTCGTCGCCCGCCGCGGCGGCCACGGCGACCGTCACCACCACGGCGGACACGGTGAACGGCGCCGACGGCTTCCTCTCGCTCCGGGAGGCGGTGGACCAGGCCAACGCCGCAGCCGAGCCGACCGTCATCGAGCTCGCCGCCTCGAGCACCTACTCCCTGACGCGGTGCGGTGGCGACGAGGACGACAACACCGACGGCGACCTCGACTACACGACCCTCCAGCCGCTGACCATCCACGGTCACGGCTCGACGATCGACCAGACCTGCGCCGGTGAGCGCTCCCTCGACGAGCTCGACATCAACGGGCTGCTGACCGTCGACGGGCTGACCGTCACCGGCGGCGACACGACCGACGGCGCTGCCATCCGGTTCAACGGTGACGTCGACCTCGCCGACGTCACCGTCTCGGGCAACGACGCGGGCACCGGCTCCGTGCTCAACAGCGGACAGGTGATGGGCGGCGGCCCCCACATCGGGCTGGTCGACTCCACGGTCGGGCCCAACACCGGCACCGGGATCCGGGTCTCCCTCGGCGGCATCTCGCTCACCGGCTCGACGATCACCCAGAACACCGGGCGCGGCGTGGGAGCGACCGACGGCGCGATGAGCATCGCCGACTCCACCATCAGCCAGAACGGCCAGGGCGGCGCATCGACCACGGGCCAGGGCGACGGCCTCCTCACCTTCACCGGCTCGCACTCGGTCGACAACGGCGGCCCCGGCCTGTCCTGCTCGGCCTGTGGCGACCTCGTGATCACCGACTCGACGATCACCGGCAACGCCCCCGCCGGCGCGACCCTGGGCGGCGGCATCTCGTGGAGTGTCGACCAGGACGCCCCGACCGACGCGCGAACCGCGACGATCACCAACTCGACGATCTCGGGCAACACCCGCACCGGCCCCGGCGCCGGGATGGTGGTCCTGATCACCGAGCTCACCAACGACCCTCCGCCGGCGCAGGTCCTGGTCCACGGATCGACGTTCAGCGGCAACACGGCAACCGGGGCCACCGGACGCGGCGGCGGCATCTACGCCACCACCGGCGAGGTCCGGTCCGACAACTCGACGTTCTCCGGCAACACGGCTGCGGTCACCGGCGGGGCGATCTACACCAGCACCGGTGACACCTTCCTGCGGCACACCACGGTGGCGGGCAACAGTGCGCCGACCGGGGCCAACCTCGGGACGGGAGAGGACCTCGACAGCTTCGGCTCGATCGTCGCGAGCCCGACCGGCGGCGGCACCGACTGCGCGATCGCCGGGACCACGATCTCGAGCGGCTACAACGTCGGCGGCGACACTTCGTGCGCCTTCGTCGGCGGACCCGGCGACCAGACCAATGTCGGCGACCCGCAGCTCGGCGCCCTGGCGGCGAACGGCGGCTCGACCCAGACCAGGCTGCCCGCCGGCACCAGTCCCGCCGCGGGCGCGGTCCCCGCCGCCGCGTGCACCATCCTCACCGTCGACCAACGCGGCGTGACCCGACCGCAGGGCACGAACTGCGAGGCAGGCGCCGTCGAGGTCGCGGAGCCGGTCGCGCTGGTCTGCACCAGGACCGGCACGACCGGACCCGACCTCCTGATCGGCTGGCACAAGGACGACGTGCTCTGCGGTCTGGGTGGCAACGACATCCTCGTCGGCGGTCCCGGCAACGACCACCTCATCGGCGGCGACGGCGCCGACCTGCTGCTCGGCGGCCCGGGCGCCGACCACCTCGAGGGCGGCAAGGGCAACGACCTGCTGATCGGTGGAACGGGGGTCGACGTCCTCGAGGGAGGACCCGGCACCGACCTGTGCGTCGCCGGCGACTCCGGCCCGCCGAAGGCCTGCTGACCCCGAAAACCGGTTGCCACCCGGTTCCGCCTCCTGTTGCCATGGAGGAGCACCCACCAACCACCCACCCAGCAACACCCACGAGAGGACCGCGACCGATGCGAGCAGCTTTCACGTCCCGCCAGGTACCCACCTACCGAATGGATGTGAAGGCCAGTGCGAGCTGGAAGCAAGACCCTCAGCCTGGGGATCGTCGCGCATGTTGACGCCGGCAAGACCAGCCTGACCGAACGAGTCCTCTACGAGGCCGGTGTCCTCGACCACCCCGGCAGCGTCGACGCCGGCGACACCCAGACCGACAGCATGGCGCTGGAGCGCCGACGCGGCATCACCATCCGCTCTGCCGTCGTGTCCTTCGACTGGCGCTCGACCACCCTCAACCTGATCGACACCCCCGGCCACTCCGACTTCATCGCCGAGGTCGAGCGCGCGCTGACCGTGCTCGACGCGGCGGTTCTCGTCGTGTCCGCGGTCGAGGGGGTCCAGGCGCAGACCCTCGTCCTGATGCGCGCGCTGCAGCGCCTCGCCCTGCCCGTCGTCCTCTTCGTCAACAAGGTCGACCGGGCCGGCGCCGACCCCGACCGGGTCCTCGAGGAGATCACCACCCGGCTGGGCCCGGAGGCGTTCGCCCTCGGTCAGGTGACCGGGGCCGGGACGCGCGACGCGGCATACCTGCCGTTCGAGGTCGGAGCCGCCGAGCTCGGTGAGCTGCGCCGGACGGTGCGCGCGGCCGCCGCCCACCCGGTGCTGTTCGGGTCGGCGATCACCGGCGCGGGGGTGACCGACCTGCTCGACACCCTCGCCACGCTCCTGCCCGGCTCGGCACCCGAGACCGGCACCGCGCCGCGTGGCACGGTGTTCAAGGTCGACCGCACCGATGGCGGGCGCACCGTGCTGGCGCGGGTGCGCACCGGGTCGCTGCGGGTCCGTGACCGCGTCGAGCTCGACGGCCGGCCGGCCGAGAAGGTCACCGGCCTGCGGCTCTTCGACCGCGGCCGGCTGGTCCCGGTCGACGAGGTGCGCGCCGGGCGCATCGCCGCGGTCTCGGGGTGGTCCGCGGCGCGGATCGGGGACCGGTTCGGGGACCGGTTGGGAGCCGGCGACCGGTCCGCCGGCCGTGCCGTGGAGTTCTCCCGGCCCACTCTCGAGACCGTCGTCGACGCCGTCCGCCCCGAGGACGTCGTCGCGATGTATGCCGCGCTGACCGAGCTCGCCGACCAGGACCCGCTGATCGACCTGCGCAGGGACGACGGCCGCCGCGAGGTCGCCGTGTCCCTCTATGGCGAGGTGCAGAAGGAGGTGATCGCCGCGGTCCTGGCCGATGAGTACGGCGTCGAGGTGACCTTCCGGCCGACGACGAGCATCTGCGTCGAGCGCCTCACCGGCGTCGGGTCGGCGGCCCAGCTGATCGGGGTGTCGCCCAACCCGTTCCTCGCCCAGGTGGGCCTGCGGGTGGAACCGTTGCCCGTCGGGGCGGGTCACGAGTTCGCACTCGAGATCGAGCTCGGGTCGATGCCGCCGGCGTTCTTCACGGCCGTCCGCGAGGGCATCGACGCCACGCTGGAGGAGGGCGTGCACGGGTGGGCGGTCCCCGATGCCCGGGTCGTCATGACGCACTCCGGCTACTACCCGCGCCAGAGCCACTCGCACGCCACTTTCGACAAGGCGATGTCGAGCACGGCCCAGGACTTCCGCAGCCTCACCAGGCTCGTCCTGGCCGAGGCGCTCGTCGAGGCCGGGACCGTGGTCTGCGCACCGATCCACCGGTTCGAGCTCGAGGTGCCGGAGGACACCCTGAGCTCGGTGCTCGGCGAGCTGTCCCGCCACCGGGCCGTGCCGCTCGAGACCACCGTGTCCGGGCGGTCGGCGCTGCTGGCCGGTGAGGTGCCGGCCGACGCGGTGCACGGCGTCCAGCAGCGGATCCCGCACCTGACCCGCGGCGAAGGCGTGTTCACCTCCGGGCTCGACCACTACGCCCCGACGACCGGGCCGGCCCCGACCCGCGGACGCGCCCGGCCCGACCCGTTCGCCCAGATCGGCGACTGGACCCGCATCCAGCGCAGCTGGCCCGCCGGCTGACCTCGCCCGCCCCCCCGTTCGAGGTGATATCCGACCGGATTCCGGTCGGATATCACCTCGAACCGGCGCTCTCAGGGGACGCTCAGGTGAGGATTCGGGCGGGAGGAGGCCCCCGGCATACCCTTGTCGCGTGATGACCCCCTCCCTCGGCCCGAACTGGATGGACCCGCAGTGGCTCCTCGAGCGCTTCGGCGACCAGTTCTTCTGGGTCAGCGCCGCGATCGTGTTCATCGAGTGCGGCTTGCTGTTCCCGATCCTGCCCGGCGACTCGCTGCTCTTCGCCGTGGGGCTGTTCATCGCCGAGGGCTCGATCTCGATGAACATCGCGGTGGCCTGCCTGATCCTCACCGTGGTCGCCTTCGCCGGCAATGTCGTGGGCTACGAGATCGGGCGCGCGGTGGGGGCGCCGCTCTACGAGCGCGAGGGCCGGTTCCTCAAGAAGAAGTACTTCGACCAGACCCACGAGTTCTTCGAGCGGTATGGCGCCAAGGCCCTGGTGCTCGGCCGGTTCGTGCCGATCGTGCGCACCTTCATCACCGTGGTCGCCGGAGTGGGGCGGATGGACCGGCGGCACTTCTTCGTCTGGAGCGGCGTCGGTGCGGCCCTGTGGGCCACCGGGGTCACCCTGCTCGGCTACTTCCTCGGCAACGCCTTCCCGGTCCTCAAGGAGCACCTCGAGGCGGCGATCCTGCTGATCGTGCTGGTCTCGGTGATCCCGATGGGGATCGAGATCATCCGGGCCCGTCGCGGCCGCACGGCGACCGAGACCATCCTCGAGGAGACCGGCGAGGCGATCGACGACCTCAAGAAGTAGCTCGGGGTAGTGCCGGGCGCCAAGGCGCCCGGTGACACCGACCCGGCATGGGGGTGACCTCACTCGGGGCTGTTGGGGGTGTCCCGACCGAGCTTGAACGTCGTCGTCACGCCTTCGTACATCAGGTGGGCCTGGAGGCCTTCCTTGGCGTGCGGCAGGTTGTGGCAGTGGTCGAGCCAGATGCCGGGGTTGTCGGCGACGAACGCCACGTCCATGGTCTGGTTGTTGCCGACCTCGAGGCTGTCGGTCCACCACGGGCTCCCGGTCGCCTTGACGCCGTCCCGGGCGAGCACCACCACGTGGTGGCCGTGCAGGTGCATCGGGTGCGTCTCGCCGGAGTGGTTGTCGATGCGCACCACTGCGACGTCACCCTCCGCGACCATGAACATCGGCGCTCCCGGGAACATCTTGCCGTTGACGGTCCAGTGCACCCCCGGCTTGCCGTTCACGAAGCCCGGCCGCCGCCCGATGCTGTAGGTGAACCTCCGGTCGGGCTTCGTGGGGTCGAAGCCGAGGGGTTGGGGCGTGCCGTAGCTCAGCAGGTCGACCACGTCCGTCGGCGCGCGGGTGGCCGGAGCCGAGCTGCCGGGCGGCCCGAGCACGAGCGCGGCGCCGCCCATCTCGACCCGCACCGCACCGGTGGCAGGGACCTGCACCCTCAGGTCGACCCGGCCACCGGCCGCGAGGGCGACCTTCTTGCCCTCCACGGCTGTCGGACCGTTGACGTCCGTCCCGTCCACAGCCACCACCTGGTAGGACGCGCCGCTGACCCAGACCGGCATGATCCCGTTGTCGGTGTTGATGATCCGCACCCTCGCCCACTTCCCCGCGACGACCTCGACCGGCACGTCTCCGCCGCGGCCCTGCACGGCCCGGCGCCCGGCATACAGGTGCGACAGGCCGACCACGTCGACGTCGCCGCCGAGGCCGGCCCGCGGGGTCACCACCACCGCTCCGAGCAGCCCCTTCACGACCTGCTCGTGCGAGATCTGGTGCGAGTGGTACCAGTACGTGCCGACCTGGGTGGCCCGGAACCGGTAGACGTGCCGTCCCCCGACCGGCACCGCGTCCTGGGTCACCCCGGCGACGCCGTCCTCGGCGTTCGGGACGTCGATGCCGTGCCAGTGCAGGGTGGTGCCCCCCGGCACCGACTCGTTGACGAGGGTCACCTGCACGAGGTCGCCCTCGCGCGCCCGGATGGTCGGCCCGGGCGTCGTGCCGTTGAGCGTGTATGCCGTGAGCGTGGGTCCCCCTGGCACCGTCACCTTCTGCTGGCGCGCGGTCAGGGTGACCTCGACGTCGGGAGCGGCGCGGGACGGCTCGACGAGGGTGGTGACGTCCCGGCCGCCGGCGGCACCGGGCAGGTGCGGGTGGGAGCCCGGCACTCCCCCGGTGTCCGCCGGTCCCATCGTGAGCACCGAGTAGGACGACGGGATCAGGCTGGCCGACCACAGCCAGGCCAGCGGCAGGAGCACTGCCAGAGTGGCGGCGAGCGCGACGACCAGACGGACGCGCGCCCGCCGCCTTCCCCGACCCCCCGGGTCGTCAGACGGCAACGCGCTCCGCGGACTCGCGGTCAGCGCCCTTCGACGCCGCGCCCGCGCGGGACCGGATGCCGGTCCACGCCGCGACGGAGAAGAGGGCGAGGGCGTTGAGCCCGTGCAGCGCGCCCAGGGCGGCGATGCTGTGGCCCATCAGGCCGAGCGTCACCTGCAGCAGCACGAGGACCAGCACGCCGAACGCGAACGCCACGCCGCGCGGCACCTTGGCGAAGAACGAGCTGATCACCAGGAGCAGGGCCAGCAGCGGGATCACCATCATGCCGTTCATGCCGTGCAGGATGAACGCCTGGAACTCCGGGAAGGGCGCCTCACCCGACTCGAACGCGTTCTCGAAGGTCGCCTTGTCGACGACCCCTCCGTCATCGACCCACAGGCCGAGGCCGGCGTCGCCGTAGACGATGAACATCGCCTGCAGGGCCACCTCGATGGCGACGAGGAAGGCGAGTACCCGGTAGACCTTGCGCATTGCGAACCCCTCTCGGTCTGCGGGGCGTGCGGAGCCCCGGTCAACAGACCATGGTGGCGTGCGACCGGCGCCCGCGACACCGGTTTTCGGTACTAGCCCAGGTGCGCTGGACGAACCCGGCCGAACCCACCCAACTCGGGCCCACAGCGCAGCGAAACCGCAGGTCAGAGCTCGATCTGTCCGCTCTTGTAGGCCGCGGTGACGGCTGCCGTCCGGTCGGTCACCCCCAGCTTCTCGAAGGCCCGGAGCAGGTGCGTCTTCACCGTCGCCTCACCGATGTGCAGCTCGCGCCCGACCGCGGCGTTGGAGAGCCCACGGGCCACGCACTGCAGCACCTGCGCCTCGCGGTCGGTCAGCGTCGGCCCCGCGGGCGTGCGCAGGCGGCTGGCGAGCCGGGCGACCACGGGTGGCGCGAGGACCGTCTCGCCCCGCGCTGCCCGGCGGATGGCGTCGGCCAGGGTCTCGCGCGGGGCGTCCTTGAGGAGGTAGCCGTTCGCGCCGGCCTCGACCGCGCGGACGATGTCGGCGTCGGTGTCGTAGGTCGTGAGCACCAGCACGGCCGGGGCAGGAGGGCTGGCCAGCAGCTGCGCGGTCGCCTCGGCACCGTCCATCACCGGCATCCGCAGGTCCATCAGCACGACGTCCGGGGTGAGCCGGGTCGACATCGCCACCGCCTCGGCGCCGTCCGCGGCCTCGCCCACCACCTCGAAGTCGGCGTGCTCCGACAGCATCGCCACCAGGCCCATCCGCACGACCGGGTGGTCGTCGACGACCAGCAACCGCAACGTCATCGCGGCACCTCCACGCGCAGTCGGGAGCCCTCGCCAGGAGCACTGTCGACATCGAAGCGGCCACCCACCTCCGCCGCCCGGGCGGTCGCGCCGTCGAGTCCGTAGCCCCGCGCCTCGGCGCCGGGCGCGAAGCCGACCCCGTTGTCCGACACCGCGAGTGACACCGGGCCGTCGGGTGCGTAGGAGAGGGCGACCTCGAACGTCGTGGCCCCCGAGTGCCGGCGGACGTTGGACAGCCCCTCCTGGGCGGTGCGCAGCAGCACCACCTCGGAGTTGGCCGGCAGGACGACCGGTTCGCCGTCCACGCGCAGCCGGCCGGCCATCCCGCTCTCGGCCGACACGGCGTCGACCAGCCGCTGCAGCGCCTCCGACAGGGTGCGGGACTGGAGGTGGCCGGGCGTCATCTCGGCGACGATGAGCCGAGCCTCCGACAGGTTGTCGGCGGCGGTCTGCTCGATCAGCCGCAGCCGCTCCCGCACCGCGGCGAGGTCGCCCCGGTCGAGGGCCAGCTCGGTGGCGCGTGCGAGCGTGACGACGGAGGTGAAGCCCTGGGCGAGCGTGTCGTGGATCTCGCGCGAGATCCGTTCGCGCTCACCGGCCACGCCCTGGGCGCGCTCGGCCGCGGCCAGCTCCTCCTGGGCGCGCTTCAGCTCGTCGATGGTGCGGGCCCGTGAGTCGGCCTCGCTGACGATCCGGTCGATGAACAGCCCGAGGGTGAGCGACAGCGCCAGCATGATCGCGGTGCTGATCGCGATGCCGACCAGCTCGGCACCGGTGCGCGGTCCCTGCCAGATGCGCACCAGCGCGATGCCGAGCACGGCGAGGACCACGGTGGTCGCTGCCTTGTTGCGGGGCAGCGTCGCCCAGGTCTGCGGGAACAGCCCGAAGGTGAGGATCCACGCGGTGCCCGTGCCGTCCAGCGCCATCAGCGCGAGCATCAGCACCCACGCGGCGGCCAGGTAGATCACGCCGGCCCGCTCCTGGCGCTCGCCCAGGCCGCGGCGGCCCCAGACGGCATACGCGATGCCGATGGCGACCACGCACGCGAGCTGCCAGCCCAGGTGTTCCTTGTGCTCGGCCACCAGCACGACGACCGTCGTCGCGAGCAGCACCGCGAAGAACCAGTGCCACCACCGGAGCTGGCCGCGCCACATCTCGTCGAGGGCGTGCGCGGACGTCCCCGGCTCCGGCCCGCAGTCGGCGGGCCCGGTGCTGTCGGTGCTCACGGAACCATCATGTCGTGCCGCGCTTCGTCCAGCGGAAGGTGCGGGCACAGACGAGCAGGCCAGCGACCAGCCACGCCGCCAGCACCAGCGCGGTC contains the following coding sequences:
- a CDS encoding multicopper oxidase family protein, which produces MLLPLAWLWSASLIPSSYSVLTMGPADTGGVPGSHPHLPGAAGGRDVTTLVEPSRAAPDVEVTLTARQQKVTVPGGPTLTAYTLNGTTPGPTIRAREGDLVQVTLVNESVPGGTTLHWHGIDVPNAEDGVAGVTQDAVPVGGRHVYRFRATQVGTYWYHSHQISHEQVVKGLLGAVVVTPRAGLGGDVDVVGLSHLYAGRRAVQGRGGDVPVEVVAGKWARVRIINTDNGIMPVWVSGASYQVVAVDGTDVNGPTAVEGKKVALAAGGRVDLRVQVPATGAVRVEMGGAALVLGPPGSSAPATRAPTDVVDLLSYGTPQPLGFDPTKPDRRFTYSIGRRPGFVNGKPGVHWTVNGKMFPGAPMFMVAEGDVAVVRIDNHSGETHPMHLHGHHVVVLARDGVKATGSPWWTDSLEVGNNQTMDVAFVADNPGIWLDHCHNLPHAKEGLQAHLMYEGVTTTFKLGRDTPNSPE
- a CDS encoding response regulator; protein product: MTLRLLVVDDHPVVRMGLVAMLSEHADFEVVGEAADGAEAVAMSTRLTPDVVLMDLRMPVMDGAEATAQLLASPPAPAVLVLTTYDTDADIVRAVEAGANGYLLKDAPRETLADAIRRAARGETVLAPPVVARLASRLRTPAGPTLTDREAQVLQCVARGLSNAAVGRELHIGEATVKTHLLRAFEKLGVTDRTAAVTAAYKSGQIEL
- a CDS encoding sensor histidine kinase → MSTDSTGPADCGPEPGTSAHALDEMWRGQLRWWHWFFAVLLATTVVVLVAEHKEHLGWQLACVVAIGIAYAVWGRRGLGERQERAGVIYLAAAWVLMLALMALDGTGTAWILTFGLFPQTWATLPRNKAATTVVLAVLGIALVRIWQGPRTGAELVGIAISTAIMLALSLTLGLFIDRIVSEADSRARTIDELKRAQEELAAAERAQGVAGERERISREIHDTLAQGFTSVVTLARATELALDRGDLAAVRERLRLIEQTAADNLSEARLIVAEMTPGHLQSRTLSEALQRLVDAVSAESGMAGRLRVDGEPVVLPANSEVVLLRTAQEGLSNVRRHSGATTFEVALSYAPDGPVSLAVSDNGVGFAPGAEARGYGLDGATARAAEVGGRFDVDSAPGEGSRLRVEVPR